One Laribacter hongkongensis DSM 14985 DNA window includes the following coding sequences:
- a CDS encoding carboxymuconolactone decarboxylase family protein produces MIDWKNYRQELTGRIGEIGRLSPDTVRGYQTLAGAGQKTARLDGKTRELISLAVAVTTRCDGCISFHSAAALEQGASREEIAEALGVAVAMNAGAAMVYSARVMDAIDAK; encoded by the coding sequence ATGATCGACTGGAAAAACTACCGGCAGGAACTGACCGGACGCATTGGTGAAATCGGTCGCCTGAGCCCGGATACTGTACGCGGATACCAGACTCTGGCTGGAGCCGGCCAGAAAACGGCCCGTCTGGATGGAAAAACGCGTGAACTGATCTCTCTGGCAGTGGCGGTGACCACACGTTGCGATGGCTGCATCAGTTTCCACAGTGCAGCAGCGCTGGAACAAGGAGCCAGCCGCGAAGAGATTGCCGAAGCACTCGGAGTCGCTGTGGCCATGAATGCCGGTGCAGCCATGGTGTATTCAGCCCGGGTCATGGACGCGATTGATGCAAAATGA
- a CDS encoding cupin domain-containing protein yields the protein MDGLSSLVRQANLLASLDVRCQLAGGFHLPHDDEAAGTVPFHLVLSGECQVQTAAGIFPVRGGDFVLLPRGSAHAVHNGPDRFPVLPVSSRTNGWLPLRQSGDGSLVEVDLLCGRFCFSSGIGDWLLSGLPEPWRISFSSLSAQAMLQSLVGWIRQEAGQSAPGAVAIVTSLVQALLTLALREQGNQPDTPPGLLKLLGHSRLAISVHAVLKAPEYPWTIAELGRLAAMSRATYARHFAESAGMGVGAFLLRLRMLKACALLRQTSQRAGEIGLAVGYQSEAAFGKAFRQFSGLAPGRYRQQYMQHPSMP from the coding sequence ATGGATGGATTGAGCAGTCTGGTGCGGCAGGCAAACCTGCTGGCGAGTCTGGATGTGCGTTGCCAGTTGGCCGGAGGGTTTCATCTTCCGCATGATGACGAGGCCGCGGGAACGGTACCGTTTCATCTGGTGCTGTCCGGTGAGTGCCAGGTACAAACTGCTGCCGGGATTTTTCCGGTCAGGGGAGGGGATTTTGTCCTGCTTCCTCGTGGGAGTGCTCATGCCGTGCATAACGGTCCAGACCGGTTTCCGGTCTTGCCGGTATCCAGTCGTACTAATGGCTGGCTGCCGTTACGTCAGTCTGGTGATGGATCCTTGGTTGAAGTGGATTTGCTGTGTGGCCGTTTTTGTTTCAGTTCGGGTATAGGAGACTGGTTGTTGTCGGGATTGCCAGAGCCATGGCGGATATCTTTTTCCAGCCTTTCGGCGCAGGCGATGCTGCAATCACTGGTCGGCTGGATCAGGCAGGAGGCTGGACAATCTGCTCCAGGGGCCGTGGCGATTGTCACTTCACTGGTTCAGGCGTTGTTGACACTGGCATTGCGTGAACAAGGGAATCAGCCAGATACGCCTCCGGGTTTGCTGAAGCTGCTGGGGCATTCCCGGTTGGCGATTTCGGTGCATGCGGTTCTGAAAGCTCCCGAATATCCCTGGACAATTGCCGAACTGGGGCGGTTGGCAGCCATGTCGCGAGCAACCTATGCCAGGCATTTTGCTGAGTCGGCCGGTATGGGGGTTGGTGCATTCCTTTTGCGGTTACGCATGCTGAAGGCGTGCGCGTTATTGAGGCAAACGAGCCAACGTGCCGGGGAAATCGGCCTTGCGGTGGGATATCAATCCGAAGCGGCTTTCGGGAAGGCGTTTCGCCAGTTTTCCGGATTGGCTCCAGGGCGGTATCGCCAGCAGTACATGCAACATCCATCAATGCCATGA